Proteins encoded in a region of the Raphanus sativus cultivar WK10039 chromosome 8, ASM80110v3, whole genome shotgun sequence genome:
- the LOC108820736 gene encoding uncharacterized protein LOC108820736, with translation MAKEKLKPLLTSDGGEIAETPPREKKHKKKNNKKRSEPDPDLPSTRDSGVVDEDRDGVLVDDEPTMGDKFESLNLLGGEKVISDDNKPPTAASVNVLLRQALHADDRSLLLDCLYNRDEQVIANSVAKLNSAEVLNLLNSLLPILQSRGAVLACAIPWIKCLLLTHSSGIMSQESSLLALNSMYQLIESRISTLHTAVQVSSELDLIVDDLDEEEEDEGPVIYEDKDSDEEEEGEGAEEAMETDEEADESEDEEAADGVNSFEDFDDMSD, from the exons ATGGCTAAAGAAAAACTGAAGCCTCTTCTCACCTCTGATGGAG GTGAAATCGCAGAGACTCCTCCCCGAGAGAAGAAgcataagaagaagaacaacaagaaGCGATCTGAACCTGATCCAGACTTACCTTCAACGCGTGATTCCG GTGTTGTTGATGAAGATAGAGACGGAGTGTTAGTAGACGACGAGCCAACGATGGGTGATAAGTTCGAGAGTCTTAACTTACTAGGCGGAGAGAAAGTTATCAGTGATGATAATAAGCCTCCTACTGCAGCTTCCGTTAATGTTCTTCTGAGACAAGCATTGCATGCTGATGATCGGTCGCTTCTACTTGATTGCTTGTACAACCGAGATGAACAG GTGATTGCTAATTCGGTTGCTAAGTTGAATTCAGCAGAAGTACTCAACCTTTTGAATTCTCTTTTACCAATATTACAATCAAG GGGTGCAGTGTTAGCTTGTGCGATTCCTTGGATAAAGTGTCTGTTACTTACTCATTCCAGTGGGATTATGTCCCAGGAGTCATCGTTGCTTGCGTTAAACTCCATGTACCAG CTCATTGAATCACGGATATCAACTCTTCACACTGCTGTACAAGTTTCAAGCGAATTGGACTTG ATTGTGGACGACttggatgaagaagaagaagatgaaggtcCTGTGATCTATGAGGACAAGGacagtgatgaagaagaagaaggagaaggagcagAGGAAGCAATGGAGACAGATGAAGAGGCAGACGAATCAGAGGATGAAGAAGCTGCTGATGGTGTCAATAGTTTTGAAGATTTTGACGACATGAGCGATTGA
- the LOC108822978 gene encoding uncharacterized protein LOC108822978: MLKERQVLPVSSTRKRASPYPLRSCRSKKQKEAESSPPLVPESSVSEWEDVRCAICLEPPHNAVLLQCSSSSKGCRAYMCDTSSRHSNCFKQYSNNNKNNRSKTLKCPYCRGEVHGTMKSTPARRFMNARPRCCSVDGCHFSGTYSQLKTHLKAEHPGFISPMLSRLEQLRRDREAEYIDTLNALRRWEVEETPPLLDRPLYQFPPHYNQNPLSHLTFDAFINPFNGTRRQASAVDYPHGTMYPRWYP; the protein is encoded by the coding sequence ATGCTCAAGGAAAGACAGGTTTTACCGGTTTCAAGCACCAGGAAGAGGGCATCTCCTTACCCGCTTCGCTCATGTCggagcaagaaacaaaaagaagcaGAGTCGTCACCACCTCTTGTGCCAGAGAGTAGTGTGAGTGAATGGGAAGATGTGAGGTGTGCCATCTGCTTGGAGCCGCCACACAATGCCGTCCTCTTGCAATGCTCTTCTTCCTCCAAAGGTTGTCGTGCTTACATGTGCGACACCAGCTCCCGTCACTCCAACTGCTTCAAGCAgtacagcaacaacaacaagaacaacagAAGCAAGACTCTCAAGTGTCCTTACTGCAGAGGAGAGGTTCACGGGACGATGAAGTCCACTCCCGCACGGAGGTTCATGAACGCGAGACCTAGGTGCTGTTCTGTGGACGGGTGCCATTTCTCTGGGACCTATTCTCAGCTCAAGACTCATTTGAAAGCTGAGCACCCTGGTTTTATTTCGCCAATGTTGAGCCGTTTGGAGCAGTTGCGGAGAGATAGAGAAGCGGAGTACATTGATACGCTCAACGCTCTTCGTAGATGGGAAGTAGAAGAGACACCACCATTGTTGGATCGCCCTCTCTATCAGTTTCCTCCACACTACAACCAAAATCCCTTGAGCCATCTCACCTTTGATGCTTTCATCAATCCTTTTAATGGTACAAGGAGACAAGCAAGTGCTGTCGATTACCCCCATGGGACCATGTACCCCAGATGGTATCCGTGA
- the LOC108822976 gene encoding periodic tryptophan protein 2, with product MNYRFQNLLGAPYRGGNAVITQNTQLISPVGNRVSVTDLTKHHTVTLPLNTSSNICRLAASPDGTFLIAVDENNRCLFVNVPRRVVLHRMRFDGKVGALKFSPDGKLFAVGVGKLVEIWESPGFSRAAFAFRKVRTFANSDDKVVTLEWSLDSEYLLVGAKDLAARLFCVRKLKGVLNKPYLFLGHRDSVVGCFFGVDKVTNEVNRAFTVARDGYMFSWGYESEGGRSEPMSPDTPERADEVMSPDIKKRKEYDGRGIDSEDEGEEYMHRGKWSLLRKDGFNQGSAKVTACDYHQGLDMVVVGFSNGVFGLYQMPDFICIHLLSISREKLTTAVFNGRGNWLTFGCAKLGQLLVWEWRSESYILKQQGHYFDVNCVTYSSDSQFLATGADDNKVKVWNVSSGACFITFTEHTNAVTALHFMADNHSLLSASLDGTVRAWDFRRYKNYKTYTTPTPRQFVSLTADPSGDVVCAGTLDSFEIFVWSKKTGQIKDILNGHEAPVHGLMFSPLTQILASSSWDQTVRLWDVFASKGTVETFQHNHDVLTVTFRPDGKQLASCTLDGQIHFWDTVDGVLMYTIEGRRDIAGGRNMTDRQSAANSSSGKCFTTLCYSADGSYILAAGNSRYICMYDISDQVLLRRFQISHNLSLDGVLDFLSSKKMTEAGPMDLIDDDNSDEEDGIDIQSRGNLGYDLPGSKPNRGRPIIRTKGLSIAPTGRSFAAATTEGVLIFSIDESFIFDPTDLDIDVTPEAVEDAIKEDEVSRALALSMRLNEDSLIKKCIFAVSPADIKAVAMSVPQKYLERLMEALVDLLENCPHLEFLLHWCQEICKVHGSYIQRNYRNLLPALKSLQKAITRAHQDLADMCSSNEYTLRYLCSVPNNH from the exons ATGAACTACCGCTTCCAGAACCTACTCGGCGCACCCTACAGAGGCGGAAACGCCGTCATAACCCAAAACACCCAGCTCATCTCCCCCGTCGGCAACCGCGTCTCCGTCACCGACCTCACCAAGCACCACACCGTCACTCTCCCCCTCAACACCTCTTCCAACATCTGCCGCCTCGCCGCCTCTCCCGACGGCACTTTCCTGATCGCCGTCGACGAGAACAACAGGTGCCTCTTCGTCAACGTCCCTCGGCGCGTGGTGCTCCACAGGATGAGGTTCGACGGCAAAGTCGGCGCCTTGAAGTTCAGCCCCGACGGGAAGCTCTTCGCCGTCGGGGTAGGGAAGCTGGTGGAGATATGGGAGTCGCCTGGCTTCAGCCGAGCTGCTTTCGCCTTTAGGAAGGTGAGGACTTTCGCTAATTCTGATGATAAAGTCGTCACCTTGGAGTGGAGCTTGGACTCTGAGTACTTGCTTGTCGGCGCGAAGGACTTGGCGGCTAGGTTGTTTTGCGTTAGGAAGCTGAAGGGTGTGTTGAATAAGCCTTATTTGTTTCTCGGGCATAGAGACTCTGTTGTGGGTTGCTTCTTTGGTGTTGATAAAGTGACTAATGAGGTCAACAGGGCTTTCACCGTTGCAAGGGATGGTTACATGTTTAGTTGGGGTTATGAATCAGAAGGGGGCCGCTCTGAGCCGATGTCTCCTGATACTCCTGAGAGGGCAGATGAGGTTATGTCTCCTGATATTAAGAAACGAAAAGAGTATGACGGTAGAGGTATTGATTCAGAGGATGAAGGGGAGGAGTATATGCATAGAGGGAAATGGAGTTTGTTGAGGAAAGATGGGTTTAATCAGGGATCAGCGAAGGTGACAGCTTGTGACTATCACCAGGGGCTAGACATGGTTGTTGTGGGGTTCTCGAACGGTGTTTTCGGGCTTTATCAGATGCCTGATTTTATCTGTATTCACCTGCTGTCTATTTCTAGGGAGAAGCTGACGACAGCTGTCTTTAACGGGCGTGGTAACTGGCTGACTTTTGGTTGCGCTAAGCTTGGGCAGCTGTTGGTCTGGGAGTGGCGATCTGAAAGCTATATACTGAAGCAGCAAGGACATTATTTTGATGTGAACTGCGTCACTTACTCATCTGATTCGCAGTTCTTGGCAACTGGTGCTGATGATAACAAAGTCAAG GTGTGGAACGTTTCATCAGGAGCATGTTTCATCACCTTCACAGAGCACACCAATGCAGTTACTGCTCTTCATTTTATGGCTGACAACCACTCCCTCTTAAGCGCATCTCTGGACGGCACTGTTCGTGCGTGGGATTTTCGAAGATACAAGAACTACAAAACATATACAACCCCTACACCTCGGCAGTTTGTTTCCTTAACAGCTGACCCGAGTGGTGACGTCGTCTGTGCTGGGACTCTAGACTCATTTGAG ATTTTTGTATGGTCCAAGAAGACAGGGCAAATAAAGGATATTCTGAATGGGCATGAGGCTCCAGTTCATGGGTTAATGTTTTCTCCCTTAACG CAAATTTTAGCTTCATCTTCATGGGACCAGACGGTTCGGTTGTGGGATGTGTTTGCTAGCAAAGGAACAGTGGAAACGTTTCAACACAACCACGATGTTCTGACAGTCACCTTCCGTCCTGATGGCAAACAGTTAGCCTCGTGTACGCTAGATGGGCAAATCCATTTCTGGGACACTGTTGACGGTGTGTTGATGTACACCATAGAGGGGAGGAGAGATATTGCTGGAGGTCGCAACATGACTGACCGTCAGTCCGCTGCTAATTCAAGCTCTGGAAAGTGCTTTACAACACTGTGCTATTCCGCTGATGGAAGCTATATTCTAGCTGCGGGAAATAGCAGATATATTTGCATGTATGACATCTCTGATCAG GTTCTGTTGCGTCGTTTCCAAATATCACATAATCTCTCGTTAGATGGGGTTCTTGACTTCCTCAGCTCCAAGAAGATGACAGAAGCAGGACCAATGGATCTGATTGATGACGACAACAGCGATGAAGAAGATGGCATTGATATACAGTCTCGTGGGAATTTGGGTTATGATCTGCCTGGTTCCAAGCCTAACCGGGGAAGACCCATTATCCGGACAAAAGGCCTCAGCATAGCCCCAACTGGGAGGAGCTTTGCAGCTGCAACAACGGAAGGAGTTCTCATATTTTCTATCGACGAGTCCTTCATCTTTGATCCCACCGATCTTGACATAGACGTGACACCAGAG GCGGTTGAGGATGCCATAAAGGAGGATGAAGTGAGCAGAGCGCTTGCACTTAGCATGCGTTTGAACGAAGACAGCCTCATAAAGAAATGCATCTTTGCTGTATCTCCTGCAGACATAAAAGCTGTTGCCATGTCTGTCCCCCAGAAATACTTAGAAAGGCTTATGGAAGCTCTGGTGGATCTGCTTGAGAACTGCCCTCATCTTGAGTTCTTACTTCACTGGTGTCAG GAAATCTGCAAGGTACACGGAAGCTACATTCAGCGAAACTACAGAAACCTACTTCCTGCATTGAAGTCGCTGCAGAAGGCGATCACCAGAGCTCACCAGGATCTTGCAGATATGTGTTCTTCCAACGAGTATACGCTTCGTTACCTGTGTTCTGTTCCTAACAATCACTGA
- the LOC108822709 gene encoding ADP,ATP carrier protein 2, chloroplastic, whose translation MEGLIQPRGILSLPTKPIGATRSSLLPPSPALKQRFFTRNLPSLSISSNGLPKVQSFQRNPLRISISHKERNRGFICKAEASAAAAAGGDGDSALTTTPNIFGVEVTTLKKIIPLGLMFFCILFNYTILRDTKDVLVVTAKGSSAEIIPFLKTWVNLPMAIGFMLLYTKLSNVLSKKALFYTVIIPFIAYFGAFGFVMYPLSNMIHPEALADKLLATLGPRFMGPLAILRIWSFCLFYVMAELWGSVVVSVLFWGFANQITTVDEAKKFYPLFGLGANVALIFSGRTVKYFSNMRKNLGPGVDGWAVSLKAMMSIVVGMGLAICFLYWWVNRYVPLPTRSKKKKVKPQMGMMESLKFLVSSPYIRDLATLVVAYGISINLVEVTWKSKLKAQFPSPNEYSAFMGDFSTCTGIATFTMMLLSQYVFNKYGWGVAAKITPTVLLLTGVAFFSLILFGGPFAPLVAKLGMTPLLAAVYVGALQNIFSKSAKYSLFDPCKEMAYIPLDEDTKVKGKAAIDVVCNPLGKSGGALIQQFMILTFGSLASSTPYLGVILLGIVTAWLAAAKSLEGQFNTLMSEEELEKEMERAASLKIPVVSSEEAAASGESASQLPETSSPTSI comes from the exons ATGGAAGGTCTGATTCAACCCAGAGGAATCCTCTCTTTACCCACCAAACCCATCGGAGCCACCAGAAGCAGCCTCCTCCCACCGTCTCCCGCCTTAAAGCAACGCTTTTTCACCAGAAACCTACCTTCTTTATCGATTTCCTCCAATGGGCTCCCCAAAGTTCAATCCTTTCAGCGAAACCCACTCAGGATTTCGATTTCCCACAAGGAGAGAAACAGAGGCTTCATCTGCAAGGCGGAggcctccgccgccgccgccgccggagGAGACGGAGACTCGGCCCTGACGACGACGCCGAACATCTTCGGAGTTGAAGTCACGACTCTGAAGAAGATTATCCCTCTGGGTCTAATGTTCTTCTGCATTCTGTTCAACTACACGATCCTCCGAGACACCAAGGACGTCTTGGTCGTGACGGCGAAAGGAAGCTCCGCCGAGATCATCCCATTCCTCAAGACGTGGGTGAACCTCCCCATGGCTATTGGCTTCATGCTCCTCTACACCAAACTTTCCAACGTCCTCTCCAAAAAGGCCCTCTTCTACACCGTCATCATCCCTTTCATCGCCTACTTCGGAGCCTTCGGTTTCGTCATGTACCCTCTCAGCAACATGATTCACCCCGAGGCTCTCGCTGACAAGCTCCTCGCCACGCTCGGCCCTAGGTTCATGGGTCCTCTCGCCATCCTGAGGATTTGGAGTTTCTGTTTGTTCTATGTTATGGCTGAGCTTTGGGGTAGCGTTGTGGTCTCAGTTCTCTTCTGGGGATTTGCTAATCAG ATTACAACGGTTGATGAAGCCAAAAAGTTCTATCCTTTGTTTGGACTGGGTGCAAATGTTGCACTTATATTCTCAGGGAGAACTGTGAAGTATTTCTCTAACATGAGGAAGAATCTTGGTCCTGGAGTTGATGGTTGGGCTGTTTCGTTGAAAGCTATGATGAGTATTGTTGTGGGGATGGGTCTAGCCATCTGTTTCCTCTACTGGTGGGTCAATAGATACGTCCCTCTCCCAACTCgtagcaagaagaagaag GTGAAACCACAGATGGGAATGATGGAGAGCTTGAAGTTCTTGGTGTCATCACCATACATCAGAGATCTCGCTACTTTGGTTGTCGCATATGGGATTAGTATCAACCTCGTTGAAGTCACATGGAAATCAAAGCTTAAAGCTCAG TTCCCTAGTCCGAACGAGTACTCAGCGTTTATGGGTGACTTCTCTACCTGCACTGGTATTGCAACGTTCACAATGATGCTTCTCAGTCAATACGTATTCAACAAGTATGGTTGGGGAGTAGCTGCGAAGATCACCCCAACCGTTCTGTTACTGACCGGAGTCGCCTTCTTCTCTCTGATACTATTTGGTGGCCCGTTCGCTCCGCTGGTTGCGAAGCTCGGTATGACGCCGCTGCTCGCAGCTGTGTACGTTGGAGCCCTCCAGAACATTTTCAGCAAGAGCGCCAAGTACAGCCTGTTCGATCCTTGCAAAGAAATGGCTTATATCCCATTGGATGAGGACACCAAG GTTAAAGGCAAAGCTGCAATTGATGTTGTCTGCAACCCATTGGGGAAATCAGGAGGTGCACTGATCCAGCAGTTTATGATCCTCACGTTCGGTTCACTGGCCAGCTCCACTCCTTACCTTGGAGTCATCTTACTAGGTATAGTCACTGCTTGGCTAGCCGCGGCTAAGTCTCTGGAGGGACAGTTCAACACTCTGATGTCTGAGGAAGAGCTtgagaaggagatggagagagCTGCATCGCTCAAGATTCCTGTTGTGTCTTCGGAAGAAGCGGCGGCGTCAGGAGAATCCGCGAGTCAATTACCGGAGACATCTTCCCCGACTAGCatttag